A window from Abyssibacter profundi encodes these proteins:
- a CDS encoding ATP-dependent Clp protease proteolytic subunit — translation MSDLHMASGDEANPLNDIFKLEGKLLFDARFVLVFGGINDKTAALICRQLLAMDHDKVAPIRMLISSPGGHVESGDAIHDMIRFIRSPVTTIGSGWVASAGTHIFLSAPKERRVCLPNTRFMIHQPGGGAGGPAADIAIQAKEIIKTRERIARTVSDATGQDYDKVLTDMERDFWMSPQEAMDYGIVSRTIQTIGDLD, via the coding sequence ATGAGCGACCTGCACATGGCCTCTGGAGACGAGGCCAACCCCTTGAACGATATTTTCAAGCTGGAAGGCAAGCTGCTGTTCGATGCCCGATTCGTACTCGTGTTCGGGGGCATTAATGACAAGACGGCTGCGCTGATCTGCCGCCAGTTGTTGGCCATGGATCATGACAAGGTCGCACCCATCCGCATGCTGATTTCCTCGCCGGGTGGGCATGTCGAGTCGGGGGACGCCATCCACGACATGATTCGTTTCATCCGGTCGCCGGTGACGACGATCGGCAGTGGCTGGGTGGCCAGCGCTGGCACGCACATTTTCCTGTCGGCACCGAAGGAACGGCGGGTGTGTCTGCCCAATACGCGGTTCATGATTCATCAGCCGGGTGGTGGGGCCGGTGGTCCGGCTGCCGACATCGCCATTCAGGCCAAGGAGATCATCAAGACCCGCGAGCGCATTGCACGCACCGTCTCCGATGCCACCGGCCAAGACTATGACAAGGTGCTCACCGATATGGAGCGTGACTTCTGGATGAGTCCGCAGGAGGCGATGGACTACGGCATCGTCAGCCGCACCATCCAGACGATTGGCGACCTGGACTAG
- a CDS encoding DUF1302 domain-containing protein translates to MKQSRLGALALLAAGVSASAWGVEESIAGFDVRLTTRLSSGVAIRTQDRAHELIDKMAVPGQQNLCAEDNCQSSSGDPAPNQRLVDAPGGFGLLNSDNGNLNYDKGDVTAATTLIAPEMTVSRGSVSFTAAGMLFYDPVNADFDEHHPDARFQPARTPRDERIVQRYALGGELREAYLRAYVPMFNREVQFSVGRQTVPWGEANLLLFNSINELNPLDGSVASFPGFQIADVNIPAPLALVQFPIGDFVSTELIYQYGWESVRPAPAGSFLSTSDVAGGDQDYIMIGLGNTNDDPERLFRAAGLTGEISQSTRTVDRLPDNEPDDGGQFGLRVSYYADWLNNGTELAFHFLNYHSRLPYLTTFGAQESCGRGTQNGTFAEVLVACEGFGRVPGSNANDLLPVDTMKAQLEYPEDIRMFGLSFNTNAGDWALAGELSYRPNLPLQLHQADLVFAALQPAFPEQDIVIGAGAIPGVPTVDGADSTIPGARSAVPDYAAQNRGIDVQPGTRIQGYERHGVAQMSMTALRILSANPFGSDQLLLLLEAGLMHVRDLAGPQTLPLQGPGDYTHPSPGADGTGTPDGEPDTRRQNPTQQRDHFVTPTSWGWRGLVRLTYNEVFPGVALKPTLIWFHDVRGNAPSPMTNFVEGRKLIIGNLDATFGAAWTAGVSYNWYTGAGNSNLERDRDHVKAFIAYEF, encoded by the coding sequence GCGATCCGCACGCAGGATCGGGCCCACGAGTTAATCGACAAGATGGCGGTGCCGGGTCAGCAGAACCTTTGTGCCGAGGACAACTGTCAGTCCAGTAGTGGCGATCCGGCACCTAACCAGCGCCTGGTCGACGCCCCGGGCGGCTTCGGATTGCTGAACAGCGATAACGGCAACCTGAACTACGACAAAGGGGACGTGACAGCGGCGACCACGCTCATCGCACCGGAGATGACCGTGTCGCGCGGTTCGGTGTCCTTCACGGCCGCCGGCATGTTGTTCTATGACCCGGTCAATGCCGATTTCGACGAGCATCATCCCGACGCGCGGTTCCAACCGGCTCGAACACCGCGCGATGAGCGCATCGTTCAGCGTTATGCCTTGGGGGGCGAGCTGCGCGAGGCCTACCTGCGGGCCTACGTCCCGATGTTCAATCGCGAGGTGCAGTTCTCGGTCGGTCGCCAAACGGTCCCCTGGGGCGAGGCCAACCTGCTGCTGTTCAATTCGATCAACGAACTCAACCCGTTGGATGGCTCAGTGGCGAGCTTCCCCGGATTTCAGATTGCGGATGTCAACATCCCGGCGCCGCTGGCGCTGGTCCAGTTCCCGATTGGCGATTTCGTCTCCACGGAGTTGATCTACCAGTACGGCTGGGAGTCGGTGCGTCCCGCGCCGGCGGGCTCCTTCCTGTCCACGTCCGATGTGGCGGGAGGCGACCAGGACTACATCATGATCGGCCTGGGCAACACCAACGATGATCCGGAGCGTCTGTTTCGCGCCGCGGGTTTGACCGGCGAGATCTCGCAATCGACACGGACGGTGGACCGGCTGCCCGACAACGAACCGGACGATGGCGGTCAGTTCGGCTTGCGGGTCTCGTATTACGCCGACTGGCTGAACAACGGCACCGAGCTGGCGTTTCATTTTTTGAACTACCACAGCCGGCTGCCTTATCTGACCACCTTCGGAGCCCAGGAAAGCTGCGGTCGAGGGACGCAGAACGGCACATTCGCAGAAGTCCTGGTCGCTTGCGAGGGCTTCGGCCGCGTGCCGGGCAGCAATGCCAATGATCTGCTACCTGTCGATACCATGAAGGCGCAGCTGGAGTATCCGGAAGACATTCGCATGTTCGGGCTCTCGTTCAACACCAATGCCGGTGACTGGGCATTGGCGGGCGAGCTGAGCTACCGCCCGAATCTGCCGCTGCAACTCCACCAAGCCGACCTGGTCTTCGCCGCGCTGCAGCCGGCGTTTCCGGAGCAGGACATCGTGATTGGCGCCGGAGCGATTCCCGGCGTGCCGACGGTGGACGGTGCGGACTCGACGATTCCGGGCGCCCGGTCGGCGGTGCCGGATTACGCGGCCCAGAATCGGGGAATCGATGTTCAACCGGGCACGCGGATCCAGGGCTATGAGCGCCACGGCGTGGCGCAGATGTCGATGACCGCCTTACGCATTCTGTCGGCCAACCCATTCGGGTCCGACCAATTGTTATTGCTGCTGGAGGCCGGCTTGATGCACGTTCGGGACTTGGCCGGCCCGCAGACGCTGCCCTTGCAGGGACCGGGTGATTACACGCATCCCAGCCCGGGAGCCGATGGCACCGGCACGCCGGATGGCGAGCCCGACACCCGGCGGCAGAACCCGACGCAGCAACGCGATCACTTCGTGACACCCACCTCCTGGGGATGGCGGGGGCTGGTACGTTTGACCTATAACGAAGTCTTCCCGGGCGTTGCGCTCAAGCCCACGCTGATCTGGTTTCACGATGTCCGCGGCAATGCCCCGTCGCCGATGACCAACTTTGTTGAGGGACGCAAGTTGATCATCGGGAATCTGGATGCCACCTTCGGCGCCGCCTGGACGGCCGGTGTCTCCTACAACTGGTACACGGGTGCGGGCAACTCCAATCTCGAGCGCGACCGGGATCACGTCAAGGCGTTTATTGCCTACGAATTCTGA